GCATCGGGCCCCGCAGATACGCCTCGACCAACTTCGGGTCCCACTCGAACCCGCCCGTGCCCAGCACAACACCGCGATGCGCCCGGACATTGAACTCCCTGTCGCCCTGAATGATCCGGACGCCAGTGATTCCCAACGCGTCGGCGAAGAGCTCGACGGCGCGGGCATTGGTCTGCGGGACCACCCCTCGGTCGAGCAATCCCTTCAACAGTCCGGCGATCAGGGCGGTGCCCGCCACGCAGTAGTCGCCCGATTCGTCGTCGACCGACGCATGGATGCGCGCGCGTGTCTCCGCGTCGATGCCGACGTTGCTGAAGTCGGCGGGAAACGACGTGATGCGTTCACTCCACTCGTCGAGCCTGGACCGGTCGAACGGTTTGGCGTTCAGCGAGCGGCCGCCCCCCGGACGTCCGCCGGGGAGTTCAGGCTTGTAGTCCGGAAAGCCCTCGGCCACCTCGAACTGCAATTCGCTGTGGGCCTCGACGAAATCGAGCATCTCCGGCCCGGTGCGAACGAACGTCTCCACCAGGTCGTCGTCCATATAACCGAGCGACTGCGCGCGCAGATAGCTCATTGCGTCCTCGACCGTGAGCTCTCCTTCTGCGGCGCGGTTGTGCGCGGGGATCCAGATGATGCCCCCGGAAACCGCTGTCGTGCCACCGACGGTCGCGGCCTTCTCGTACACCTCGACCGAGGCCCCGTTCACCGCGGCAGTGAGCGCTGACGTGAGCCCGGCGCCGCCGCTGCCGAGCACGACCACATCGACCTCGTGATCCCAATTGGTCACGTGCTCAATCCTTTCGGCTGAGGCGATCCTCAGGACAGGATCGCGGACAGTTCGTTGGCCGCCTTGATCACCGCGTCCTTACCGCGCATCACCACGTCCTCGCGATGGGAGATGAGGTTGATGCACGTCGGCGGTGACGGCGGCTGCCTGCGTACGGGAACGGCCAACCCGTAAGTGTTCGGCTCGATCTCACCGTGGGTGATGACCCAGCCCTGCTCGCGGGTCTGCGGGACGAGATCGCGTTCGCCGGGCCTCGGCGGCATGCTCGCCAGCAGCGCGATGCCGGCCGCACCCCGGTCCAGCGGGTAGCGGCTGCCCTCGTGAAAGGCGAGTTGGTAGTACACGTTTGTCGGCACGATGACCGCGATGGCCACCTGCTGGTCGCCCTCGGCCACGAGGAGCGACACCGTGTTGCCGAGTTCGTCTGCCAACGCACGCAGCGTCGGCAGACTCAACTGGCGCACATGGTTGTCGAATGACGCACCGAGCACCGCCAGCGCGGCGGCCGCCCGGTAGCGGCCGTCTTCACCCTTGGCCACGAGCCGATACGCCGACAGCGTGGAGAGCAAGCGGTACGCGATCGTCCGGTGCACGCCGATGTCGTCGGCGACCTGTTGTGCCGTCAGCCCCGACCGGGACGTCGCGACCAGCTGCAACGCGGCCAGACCGCGCGCCAATGTCTGCGAGCCGGGCGCACCGGTCGGCGCGGCATTGGCGCTGGCCCCGCCGACCGAATCAGACATCCGTCCCGTCCTGACTTTCCTTGACATCTACCGCTCAGGAGAGTGATGCTCTGACTATAGTGCACACATACGTGCGATAAATGAGCACAATGCTTACAAAATACGAGAATTCAATTCTCGTCGTCAAGAGAGGTGCCGAGTGCCGGAATCGTCCCGACAACTCGCAGACGCGGATTTCGAGAGTGTCTGGAGCGACCTCCAAGGCGTCGCGTTCTCGCAGGGGTACCTCGACGCGGGTGGAGTGCGCACGCGTTATCTCCACGCTGGCGATCCGGACAAGCCGGTGCTCGTCTTTCTGCACGGTTCGGGCGGGCACGCCGAGGCGTACGTGCGAAACCTGGAGGCGCATGCCGAGCATTTCTCGACATGGTCGATCGACATGCTCGGGCACGGATATACGGACAAGCCCGGACATCCGTTGGAGGTGGAACACTATCTCTCCCATCTGATGGCGTTCCTCGACGCGATCGGTGCACAGCGCGCCCACATCAGTGGTGAGTCGCTCGGCGGCTGGGTGGCCGCGCGCGCCGCCGTCGACCATCCCGACCGGGTCGATCGACTTGTGCTCAACACCGCGGGCGGATCGCAGGCCGACCCTGAGGTGATGAAGCGCATCATCACGCTGTCGATGGCGGCCGCGGAAAACCCGACGTGGGAAACGGTCCAGGCGCGCATCAAGTGGTTGATGGCCGACAAGTCCAAGGATTACGACGATATCGTCGCCAGCCGCCAGCGGATCTACCGCCAGCCCGGATTCGCCGCCGCGATGAAAGACATCATGGCGCTGCAGGATCCGGAGATTCGTGCGCGAAACCTGCTCGGACCGAAGGAATACGGGTCGATCACCGCGCCCACGATGGTGGTGTGGACCAGCGATGACCCGACGGCCGACGTCGACGAGGGACGCCGAATCGCGTCGATGATCCCCAATGCCCGGTTCGAGCTGATGCCCGGCTGTGGGCACTGGCCACAGTACGAGGACCCCAAGACGTTCAACCGGCTGCACCTCGACTTCCTGCTGGGACGGCCATGAGCGTCGAGCAGGTGGATGTCGTCATCGTCGGCGCCGGACCGTCGGGGCTGACGCTGGCGAACATCCTTGGGCTGCAGGGCGTCCGAACTCTCATCGTCGAGGAGCGGGACACGCTCATCGATTATCCCCGTGGGGTCGGACTCGACGATGAGGCGCTGCGCACCTTCCAGTCCATCGGCCTGGTCGACCGCGTCCTGCCGCACACCGTGCCGAACCAGATCCTGCGCTTCTTCGACGCCAAACGCCGGCTGCTCGCCGAAATGGCGCCGCCCGACGCACGTTTCGGCTGGCCCAAGCGCAACGGCTTCGTCCAGCCGATGGTCGATGCGGAACTGTACGGCGGGTTGGAGCGATTCGACCACGTCGAGGTTCGGTGGGGGCACCGGATGGAGAGCTGCGTCGAAACCGGCGACGGCGTCACTGTCGGATTCGCCGACGGCAGGGATCCGGTGCACGCCCGCTACGTCGTCGGATGTGACGGCGGCCGCAGCGCCACCCGCCGCTTGATGGGGGTGTCGTTCGACGGAACGACGTCCTCGACCCGCTGGCTGGTGGTCGACGTCGCGAACGATCCGCTCGGTCATCCGAACAGCGAAGTGGGAGCCGATCCCGCACGTCCTTACGTGTCGATCTCGATCGCGCACGGCATCCGACGTTTCGAGTTCCTCATCCACGACGACGAGTCCGACGAACTCGCCGATGATCCGGCGTTCGTCAGACGCATGCTCGCGCAGCGTGTTCCGCATCCCGATCGGGTCGACATGATCCGCCATCGCGTGTACACCCACCACTCGCGCATCGCGGGATCGTTTCGCAAGGGGCGCCTGTTGCTGGCCGGCGATGCCGCACACCTGATGCCGGTATGGCAGGGCCAGGGC
The nucleotide sequence above comes from Mycolicibacterium moriokaense. Encoded proteins:
- a CDS encoding IclR family transcriptional regulator, with product MSDSVGGASANAAPTGAPGSQTLARGLAALQLVATSRSGLTAQQVADDIGVHRTIAYRLLSTLSAYRLVAKGEDGRYRAAAALAVLGASFDNHVRQLSLPTLRALADELGNTVSLLVAEGDQQVAIAVIVPTNVYYQLAFHEGSRYPLDRGAAGIALLASMPPRPGERDLVPQTREQGWVITHGEIEPNTYGLAVPVRRQPPSPPTCINLISHREDVVMRGKDAVIKAANELSAILS
- a CDS encoding alpha/beta fold hydrolase translates to MPESSRQLADADFESVWSDLQGVAFSQGYLDAGGVRTRYLHAGDPDKPVLVFLHGSGGHAEAYVRNLEAHAEHFSTWSIDMLGHGYTDKPGHPLEVEHYLSHLMAFLDAIGAQRAHISGESLGGWVAARAAVDHPDRVDRLVLNTAGGSQADPEVMKRIITLSMAAAENPTWETVQARIKWLMADKSKDYDDIVASRQRIYRQPGFAAAMKDIMALQDPEIRARNLLGPKEYGSITAPTMVVWTSDDPTADVDEGRRIASMIPNARFELMPGCGHWPQYEDPKTFNRLHLDFLLGRP
- a CDS encoding bifunctional 3-(3-hydroxy-phenyl)propionate/3-hydroxycinnamic acid hydroxylase, producing the protein MSVEQVDVVIVGAGPSGLTLANILGLQGVRTLIVEERDTLIDYPRGVGLDDEALRTFQSIGLVDRVLPHTVPNQILRFFDAKRRLLAEMAPPDARFGWPKRNGFVQPMVDAELYGGLERFDHVEVRWGHRMESCVETGDGVTVGFADGRDPVHARYVVGCDGGRSATRRLMGVSFDGTTSSTRWLVVDVANDPLGHPNSEVGADPARPYVSISIAHGIRRFEFLIHDDESDELADDPAFVRRMLAQRVPHPDRVDMIRHRVYTHHSRIAGSFRKGRLLLAGDAAHLMPVWQGQGYNSGIRDAANLGWKLAAVVNGQAGDALLDTYDVERRKHARAMIDLSTMVGRVISPTNRRVAALRDRVIHGASLVPTLKRYVLEMRFKPMPRYQQGAVCHADYSAPNSPAGTLFIQPSVDTRTAQNVLLDDVFGPGFVVLCWSNNLRAVLGDEAFNRWKALGARFVEARPMTQLQWPGHDDPDVVVVGDRTGALKSWFDVYTDSVLFVRPDRCIAGACIAQRAPEMSESLFGVLCLTQEGGSSSHGDTGPVLHVAQSATEPSGTVTGSS